The following are from one region of the Streptomyces changanensis genome:
- a CDS encoding non-ribosomal peptide synthetase, with protein sequence MSHTTILRHWADHVEKEPEAVALATPSGDWTRQRLAAHAAGVRERLADGEGPVLVACAEPAPVIAAILACAATGRAFAPVDTRQPAARWTAIAEDLRPTAVVTDRAGRAALAAGGPYDDTIRYIDAEDTEHGTWHADDWRDPGTPDAGYVYFTSGTTGRPKGIKGSLEAVEHFLDWETAEFGVGPGTRVSLLTSPGFDAFLRDTLLPLRAGGSVHAAPSGAVPVGAGLAAWLDAGRIEVLHCVPTVFRTLRAAGLTAGSLPALRTVLLAGEPVRPSDVAWWRGLFGDDKTLVNLYGPSETTMTKVYRRLGAEDAGAGTVPAGLPMPGVEVRVLAAGAPVTGTIGEIEIHTPFPLRGYLDGRPGGFAGTHAYRTGDLGRLRDDGVLEVLGRRDQQVKVNGVRVELGEVEDVLRRHPGVRDACAAAVAEDGDADPVLCAYVVADDTVTDEELRAHTAAGLHPGSRPSLYVRLAAIPRTLNGKADRRALPVPSAVRAATADDAPRDGAEAEIAVLWCDLLHLSAVGRRDSFTLLGGDSLAIARLLDRLRSRFGVDVPLRVFAEDPTVAGLAAAVTGGSGR encoded by the coding sequence GTGAGCCACACCACGATCCTGCGCCACTGGGCCGACCACGTGGAGAAGGAGCCGGAGGCGGTCGCCCTCGCCACGCCCTCCGGTGACTGGACCCGGCAGCGGCTCGCCGCCCACGCCGCCGGAGTGCGCGAACGCCTCGCCGACGGCGAGGGGCCGGTGCTCGTCGCCTGCGCCGAACCCGCCCCGGTGATCGCCGCCATCCTGGCCTGCGCCGCCACCGGCCGCGCCTTCGCCCCCGTCGACACCCGCCAGCCCGCCGCCCGCTGGACCGCCATCGCCGAGGACCTCCGCCCCACGGCCGTCGTCACCGACCGCGCCGGACGCGCCGCCCTCGCCGCGGGCGGCCCGTACGACGACACCATCCGGTACATCGACGCCGAGGACACCGAGCACGGCACCTGGCACGCCGACGACTGGCGCGACCCCGGCACCCCCGACGCCGGATACGTCTACTTCACCTCGGGCACCACCGGCCGGCCCAAGGGCATCAAGGGCAGCCTGGAGGCCGTCGAGCACTTCCTCGACTGGGAGACCGCCGAGTTCGGCGTCGGACCGGGCACCCGCGTGTCCCTGCTCACCTCGCCCGGCTTCGACGCGTTCCTCCGCGACACGCTCCTGCCGCTCCGCGCCGGGGGCAGCGTCCACGCCGCCCCCTCCGGCGCCGTCCCGGTCGGCGCCGGACTCGCCGCGTGGCTCGACGCCGGGCGGATCGAGGTGCTGCACTGCGTGCCCACCGTCTTCCGCACCCTGCGCGCCGCCGGCCTCACCGCCGGGTCCCTGCCCGCGCTGCGGACCGTGCTCCTCGCCGGGGAACCCGTACGCCCCTCCGACGTCGCCTGGTGGCGCGGCCTGTTCGGCGACGACAAGACCCTGGTCAACCTGTACGGCCCGTCCGAGACCACCATGACGAAGGTGTACCGGCGCCTCGGGGCCGAGGACGCGGGCGCCGGGACCGTCCCCGCCGGCCTGCCCATGCCCGGCGTCGAGGTCCGCGTCCTCGCCGCGGGCGCGCCGGTCACCGGCACCATCGGCGAGATCGAGATCCACACGCCGTTCCCCCTCCGCGGCTACCTCGACGGCCGCCCCGGTGGCTTCGCCGGCACCCACGCCTATCGCACCGGCGACCTCGGGCGGCTCCGCGACGACGGCGTCCTGGAGGTGCTCGGCCGCCGCGACCAGCAGGTCAAGGTCAACGGCGTACGCGTGGAACTCGGCGAGGTCGAGGACGTCCTGCGCCGCCACCCCGGCGTCCGCGACGCCTGCGCCGCCGCGGTCGCCGAGGACGGCGACGCCGACCCCGTGCTGTGCGCCTACGTCGTCGCCGACGACACCGTCACCGACGAGGAGCTGCGGGCCCACACCGCCGCGGGGCTCCACCCCGGCAGCCGCCCCTCCCTGTACGTACGGCTCGCCGCGATCCCCCGCACCCTCAACGGCAAGGCCGACCGGCGCGCCCTGCCCGTGCCGTCCGCGGTGCGGGCCGCCACCGCCGACGACGCCCCCCGCGACGGCGCCGAAGCGGAGATCGCCGTGCTCTGGTGCGACCTGCTGCACCTGTCCGCCGTCGGCCGCCGCGACAGCTTCACCCTCCTGGGCGGCGACTCCCTCGCCATCGCCCGGCTCCTGGACCGGCTCCGCTCGCGGTTCGGCGTCGACGTGCCGCTGCGGGTCTTCGCCGAGGACCCCACCGTCGCCGGGCTCGCCGCCGCCGTCACCGGCGGGAGCGGCCGATGA
- a CDS encoding non-ribosomal peptide synthetase translates to MTAPLPPRPRRDRAPLSYAQRAIWRAEQLLPGSALHNETAAFRLTGPVDADALERALAVLAARHEAMRCAVLTDDDGEPYQHIADRTRPAVDLTDLTGLPEDAREERLAELVARAATEPFDPARPPLMRTRLFRLGDDRHLLLFVAHHIVVDAWAFGVFLEELAAQYAAETGGGPALPELPSGRRDFGDYAAWQRTDPSAGSGLAHWRERLGGELPVLSLPAEPAPPGAARPDETSGAVHHFTLPAGLVTHLAALARSRVATLPATLLTAFCAVVQRFTGQDDLVVGMPVATRNRPALGAMVGPLLNVIAHRVDLSGVPTFDEALARTRRDLKADLAHRDTPFDLVVEDLAPAAGGRSPLFQLMYAFHSGPTTTLALPGVATVPAPSHSGTAKYDLSLFLRPRPSGDLDAGLEYRTAALAPHTVAAIAEGLLCLLEAAVADPGRPLADLPVAAPEAYGRVVTGFNTADRTPAPWPTVPHALRALAALRGDAPAVGHGDDVLTRAGVDRAADRVAARLAGRHGVRPGDRVALLAPRDSALVPLVAGIWRAGAVLVPLDDTMPEERAAYVLADSGSRLLVTGHPDRPAPDGGPALAACADLLAETGPTGTVPFPDGPPPDSLAYLMYTSGSTGRPKGVAVPHDRVANLLHAVVREPGMGTGDVLVAVTALTFDISVLELFAPLVAGGRVVVAPHDTVRDPARLAALLRGCGATLAQATPSLWRALVDSGWQGLPGLRILSGGEPLDPALAARLLERGAELWNLYGPTETTIWSTAGRVLPGEPVTVGRPLARTYCHILDRHDRPVPLGATGELVIGGSGVAAGYWNRPDLTAAVFVPDPVGADPLGTGDPAAPVYRTGDLARYLPDGRIVVLGRADQQVKILGHRVELGEIEAHLTTHPLVRAAAVVVDRQRPAAPRLVAFVVPDGAPRGVPGGVEGVAPDGAEGVADGGGAETPGAVLRRHLRGLLPAAVVPAVITTVGELPLNTSGKVDRPALTLRARALTSATAPTAPADDAERAVVALWADLLGAAPDTVGTTDDFFAAGGNSIVATRLLGRTRDALGRAPSLAAFYADPTPRGLARAAREAAGPGTATAGPAAAPGGAEPRPDGPVPLTDQQRQLWLTQRLAPESAAYNLAAAVRLDRPVDTGALGRALRDLAGRHRILAARCALTDDGPVLLPLPAESVRPTVLHAPEEVRARGAEAVEEWRDGVLRAEAIRPFDLAEGPLLRVALLIADAEGPADDAAGGAADGGAEEASGPVLLLTAHHLAVDGWSIGVAVRELAALHAHHTGAGPLPAPPALDFARHAAALTAPAAEATRDAHLAYWRDRLDGHPGVLDLPADPDAAPRPTGAGATVPFRLAPGETARLRAAAVRLRVTPFTLLLSVYASLLGRYGGTDDVLVGVPAANRGAPGLDGLIGSLVTTLPVRVDLRGDVSFAALARRTGQRLADDLDRSLVPLDRLVDALGLPRDPARPALVQATLVLQDAIPARVRLGDASGELLPVPTGTAKYDLTLALEEHPDRIDGVLEFATGRFTPAWAARFTGHLETLLRAALDDPDAEAAAAPVDPHHAETPSPRPAAPAGTWRKAHATPVHELFRARAAEHPDAVAVRHDGRAVTYGELDAWSDRIAGRLLGRGARPGRFVSVLLPTGPAQTAAVLGVAKAGSAFAVLDADSPQARLRAVLDDAEPLCVLAAESCLAALPDLWDAAAGTFGGVPVEPLDPALPEPGAQPAAPAPESAARPAHEATGDDPLCLVYTSGSTGSPKGIVLPHATLAQFAHWQGGTFGVRPGSRVAQWAPFTYDAAYTEVFAALCHGAALCVPADHVRRDPVALASWLRAERVTQIQTVPGFLTVLTEALDRGGAGLPDLEHLLLAGEVLPPSLAAAWADRPVRPRLHNLYGPTECVLATHRELAPGERFPSSVPIGRPIPGREALVLDHRGRPCPVGVVGEIHLRSDLLAGSYHRRPEESRRAYVPDPWRPGGTLYRTGDLGRVLPDGELAFTGRTGGLVKIHGNRVELEEIEAILESHPDVREAAAALHGTPSAPRLVGYAVVTGDVSPAALRALLADRLPAPVVPERVVLLDALPRTRTNKRDRARLPVPEAAVPDASAPPAEGAEQLVADAWRRVLGADRAVGRHTNFFEAGGNSLLAARLQLDLADRLGRPVRLVDVFARPTVAEFVAGLDAPGGASDAGPHGDPAGARADDAAARGDRRRAAARARARGRAAGRTDPTTRSN, encoded by the coding sequence ATGACCGCGCCCCTGCCGCCGCGCCCGCGCCGGGACCGTGCCCCCCTGTCGTACGCCCAGCGCGCCATCTGGCGGGCCGAGCAGCTGCTGCCCGGCAGCGCCCTGCACAACGAGACCGCGGCGTTCCGCCTGACCGGGCCCGTCGACGCCGACGCCCTGGAGCGGGCCCTCGCCGTCCTCGCCGCCCGCCACGAGGCGATGCGGTGCGCCGTCCTCACCGACGACGACGGCGAGCCGTACCAGCACATCGCCGACCGCACCCGTCCGGCCGTCGATCTCACCGACCTCACCGGCCTGCCCGAGGACGCGCGCGAGGAGCGCCTGGCCGAACTCGTCGCCCGCGCGGCCACCGAGCCGTTCGACCCGGCGCGCCCGCCGCTCATGCGCACCCGCCTGTTCCGGCTCGGCGACGACCGCCACCTGCTGCTGTTCGTCGCCCACCACATCGTCGTGGACGCCTGGGCGTTCGGCGTGTTCCTGGAGGAACTGGCCGCCCAGTACGCCGCCGAGACGGGCGGCGGCCCCGCCCTGCCCGAACTCCCCTCCGGCCGACGGGACTTCGGCGACTACGCCGCCTGGCAGCGCACCGACCCGTCCGCCGGGAGCGGCCTCGCCCACTGGCGGGAGCGGCTCGGCGGCGAGCTGCCCGTGCTGAGCCTCCCCGCCGAACCGGCGCCGCCCGGCGCGGCCCGCCCCGACGAGACGTCGGGCGCCGTCCACCACTTCACGCTCCCCGCCGGCCTCGTCACCCACCTCGCCGCGCTCGCCCGCAGCCGCGTCGCCACGCTGCCCGCGACGCTCCTCACCGCGTTCTGCGCGGTCGTCCAGCGCTTCACCGGCCAGGACGACCTGGTCGTCGGCATGCCCGTCGCCACCCGCAACCGGCCCGCGCTCGGCGCGATGGTCGGCCCGCTCCTCAACGTCATCGCCCACCGCGTCGACCTCTCCGGCGTCCCCACCTTCGACGAGGCCCTGGCCCGCACCAGGCGCGACCTGAAGGCGGACCTCGCCCACCGGGACACCCCCTTCGACCTGGTCGTCGAGGACCTCGCCCCGGCGGCGGGCGGCCGCTCCCCGCTGTTCCAGCTCATGTACGCGTTCCACAGCGGCCCCACCACCACCCTCGCCCTGCCCGGCGTCGCAACCGTGCCCGCGCCCTCGCACAGCGGGACCGCCAAGTACGACCTGTCGCTGTTCCTGCGGCCGAGGCCGTCCGGCGACCTCGACGCCGGACTGGAGTACCGGACCGCCGCGCTCGCCCCGCACACCGTCGCCGCGATCGCCGAGGGGCTGCTGTGCCTGCTGGAGGCGGCCGTCGCCGACCCCGGCCGCCCGCTCGCCGACCTGCCGGTCGCCGCCCCGGAGGCGTACGGGCGCGTCGTGACCGGCTTCAACACGGCCGACCGCACCCCCGCCCCGTGGCCCACCGTCCCGCACGCGCTGCGCGCCCTCGCCGCCCTGCGGGGCGACGCGCCCGCCGTCGGACACGGCGACGACGTCCTCACCCGCGCCGGCGTGGACCGGGCGGCCGACCGCGTGGCAGCCCGACTGGCCGGCCGGCACGGCGTGCGCCCCGGCGACCGGGTGGCCCTGCTCGCCCCCCGCGACAGCGCCCTCGTCCCGCTCGTCGCCGGGATATGGCGGGCCGGGGCCGTCCTCGTGCCGCTCGACGACACGATGCCCGAGGAGCGGGCCGCGTACGTCCTCGCGGACAGCGGCTCCCGGCTGCTCGTCACCGGCCACCCGGACCGGCCCGCCCCCGACGGGGGCCCGGCCCTCGCCGCGTGCGCCGACCTGCTGGCGGAGACCGGGCCCACCGGGACGGTCCCCTTCCCCGACGGCCCGCCGCCGGACTCCCTCGCGTACCTCATGTACACCTCCGGCTCCACCGGCCGCCCCAAGGGTGTGGCCGTGCCGCACGACCGGGTCGCCAACCTGCTGCACGCCGTCGTCCGCGAACCCGGCATGGGCACCGGCGACGTGCTGGTCGCCGTCACCGCCCTGACGTTCGACATCTCCGTGCTGGAGCTGTTCGCGCCGCTCGTCGCGGGCGGCCGCGTCGTCGTCGCCCCGCACGACACCGTCCGCGACCCCGCCCGCCTCGCCGCGCTGCTGCGCGGCTGCGGAGCCACGCTCGCGCAGGCCACGCCGTCGCTGTGGCGGGCCCTCGTGGACAGCGGCTGGCAGGGCCTGCCCGGCCTGCGGATCCTCAGCGGCGGCGAACCCCTCGACCCCGCGCTCGCCGCCCGCCTCCTGGAGCGCGGCGCCGAGCTGTGGAACCTGTACGGCCCCACCGAGACGACCATCTGGTCCACGGCCGGGCGCGTCCTGCCCGGTGAACCGGTGACCGTCGGCCGCCCGCTGGCCCGCACGTACTGCCACATCCTCGACCGGCACGACCGGCCCGTCCCGCTCGGCGCGACCGGGGAACTCGTCATCGGCGGGTCCGGTGTCGCCGCCGGCTACTGGAACCGGCCCGACCTGACCGCGGCCGTCTTCGTCCCCGACCCGGTCGGCGCCGATCCGCTCGGCACCGGCGACCCCGCCGCGCCCGTCTACCGGACCGGCGACCTGGCGCGCTACCTGCCCGACGGGCGGATCGTCGTCCTCGGCCGCGCCGACCAGCAGGTCAAGATCCTCGGCCACCGCGTGGAACTCGGCGAGATCGAGGCGCACCTGACGACCCACCCGCTGGTGCGCGCCGCCGCCGTCGTGGTCGACCGGCAGCGCCCGGCCGCGCCCCGGCTCGTCGCGTTCGTCGTCCCGGACGGGGCTCCGCGCGGCGTTCCCGGCGGTGTGGAGGGCGTCGCTCCGGACGGCGCGGAGGGCGTCGCGGACGGCGGTGGCGCCGAGACGCCGGGCGCCGTGCTGCGCCGCCACCTGCGGGGCCTGCTGCCCGCCGCCGTCGTCCCGGCGGTCATCACGACCGTCGGCGAACTGCCGCTCAACACCAGCGGCAAGGTCGACCGCCCCGCCCTGACCCTCCGGGCGCGCGCCCTCACCTCGGCCACCGCGCCCACGGCCCCCGCCGACGACGCCGAACGGGCCGTCGTCGCCCTCTGGGCCGACCTCCTGGGCGCCGCGCCGGACACGGTCGGCACCACCGACGACTTCTTCGCCGCGGGCGGCAACTCCATCGTCGCCACCCGCCTTCTCGGGCGGACCCGCGACGCCCTCGGCCGCGCGCCGTCGCTCGCCGCCTTCTACGCGGACCCGACCCCCCGGGGCCTCGCCCGCGCCGCGCGGGAGGCCGCCGGGCCCGGTACCGCAACGGCCGGCCCGGCCGCCGCGCCCGGCGGCGCGGAGCCCCGCCCCGACGGGCCCGTACCCCTCACGGACCAGCAGCGCCAGCTGTGGCTGACGCAGCGCCTGGCGCCGGAGTCGGCCGCCTACAACCTGGCCGCCGCCGTCCGCCTCGACCGGCCCGTCGACACCGGCGCGCTGGGCCGCGCCCTGCGCGACCTGGCCGGACGGCACCGGATACTCGCGGCGCGCTGCGCGCTCACCGACGACGGCCCCGTCCTGCTGCCGCTCCCCGCCGAGTCGGTACGCCCCACGGTCCTGCACGCTCCCGAGGAGGTGCGCGCCCGGGGCGCGGAGGCGGTCGAGGAGTGGCGGGACGGCGTCCTGCGCGCCGAGGCCATCCGGCCCTTCGACCTGGCCGAGGGCCCCCTCCTGCGCGTCGCCCTGCTGATCGCGGACGCGGAGGGCCCGGCGGACGACGCGGCGGGAGGCGCGGCGGACGGCGGCGCGGAGGAGGCGTCCGGGCCGGTGCTGCTGCTGACCGCCCACCACCTCGCGGTCGACGGCTGGTCCATCGGAGTCGCCGTCCGCGAACTGGCGGCGCTCCACGCCCACCACACCGGCGCCGGGCCGCTCCCCGCCCCGCCCGCGCTGGACTTCGCCCGCCACGCCGCCGCCCTGACGGCCCCCGCCGCCGAGGCGACCCGCGACGCGCACCTCGCGTACTGGCGCGACCGCCTCGACGGCCACCCCGGCGTGCTGGACCTGCCCGCCGACCCCGACGCCGCCCCCCGGCCGACCGGCGCGGGCGCCACCGTGCCGTTCCGGCTGGCGCCCGGCGAGACCGCCCGGCTCCGCGCGGCGGCGGTCCGGCTGCGGGTCACCCCGTTCACGCTGCTGCTCAGCGTGTACGCGTCGCTGCTCGGCCGGTACGGCGGCACCGACGACGTGCTGGTCGGCGTGCCCGCCGCCAACCGGGGCGCCCCCGGCCTCGACGGGCTGATCGGCTCCCTCGTCACCACCCTGCCGGTCCGCGTGGACCTGCGCGGCGACGTGTCGTTCGCCGCGCTCGCCCGGCGCACGGGGCAGCGCCTGGCGGACGACCTCGACCGCTCCCTGGTGCCGCTCGACCGCCTGGTGGACGCCCTCGGCCTGCCCCGCGACCCGGCACGGCCCGCCCTCGTGCAGGCCACGCTCGTCCTCCAGGACGCGATACCGGCCCGGGTCCGGCTCGGCGACGCCTCCGGCGAGCTGCTGCCGGTCCCGACGGGCACCGCCAAGTACGACCTCACCCTGGCGCTGGAGGAGCACCCCGACCGGATCGACGGCGTACTGGAGTTCGCGACCGGCCGGTTCACGCCCGCGTGGGCGGCCCGCTTCACCGGCCACCTGGAGACCCTGCTGCGCGCGGCGCTCGACGACCCGGACGCCGAGGCGGCCGCGGCCCCCGTCGACCCGCACCACGCCGAGACCCCGTCACCCCGCCCCGCCGCTCCCGCCGGCACCTGGCGCAAGGCCCACGCCACCCCCGTCCACGAACTGTTCCGGGCCCGCGCCGCGGAGCACCCCGACGCGGTCGCCGTCCGCCACGACGGGCGGGCCGTCACGTACGGGGAGCTGGACGCCTGGAGCGACCGGATCGCCGGCCGGCTCCTCGGCCGGGGCGCGCGGCCGGGCCGGTTCGTGTCCGTGCTGCTGCCGACCGGGCCCGCGCAGACGGCGGCCGTCCTCGGCGTGGCGAAGGCCGGTTCGGCGTTCGCCGTGCTCGACGCCGACTCGCCGCAGGCGCGCCTGCGGGCCGTGCTGGACGACGCCGAACCGCTGTGCGTGCTCGCCGCCGAGTCCTGCCTCGCCGCGCTGCCGGACCTGTGGGACGCGGCCGCCGGGACGTTCGGCGGGGTCCCCGTGGAGCCGCTCGACCCGGCGCTCCCCGAGCCCGGCGCCCAACCGGCCGCGCCCGCACCGGAGTCCGCCGCCCGGCCCGCGCACGAGGCGACCGGCGACGACCCGCTGTGCCTGGTGTACACGTCCGGCTCCACCGGCAGCCCCAAGGGCATCGTCCTGCCGCACGCGACGCTCGCCCAGTTCGCCCACTGGCAGGGCGGGACCTTCGGGGTGCGGCCCGGCAGCCGTGTCGCCCAGTGGGCCCCGTTCACGTACGACGCCGCCTACACCGAGGTGTTCGCCGCGCTCTGCCACGGCGCCGCCCTGTGCGTCCCGGCCGACCACGTCCGGCGCGACCCGGTGGCCCTGGCGTCCTGGCTGCGCGCCGAACGCGTCACGCAGATCCAGACCGTGCCCGGCTTCCTCACCGTGCTCACCGAGGCCCTCGACCGCGGCGGCGCCGGGCTCCCGGACCTGGAGCACCTGCTGCTCGCGGGGGAGGTGCTGCCCCCGTCGCTCGCCGCCGCGTGGGCGGACCGCCCCGTACGGCCCCGCCTGCACAACCTGTACGGGCCCACCGAATGCGTGCTGGCCACCCACCGGGAGCTGGCGCCGGGGGAGCGCTTCCCGTCGTCCGTGCCGATCGGGCGGCCCATCCCCGGCCGGGAGGCGCTGGTACTGGACCACCGGGGCCGCCCCTGCCCGGTCGGCGTCGTCGGCGAGATCCACCTGCGCAGCGACCTCCTCGCCGGCTCGTACCACCGCAGGCCAGAGGAGAGCCGCCGCGCGTACGTCCCCGACCCGTGGCGGCCCGGCGGCACCCTGTACCGGACCGGTGACCTCGGCCGGGTGCTGCCCGACGGCGAACTCGCCTTCACCGGCCGCACCGGCGGCCTGGTGAAGATCCACGGCAACCGCGTGGAGCTGGAGGAGATCGAGGCGATCCTGGAGTCCCACCCGGACGTACGGGAGGCCGCCGCCGCCCTCCACGGCACGCCGTCCGCGCCCCGCCTCGTCGGGTACGCGGTCGTCACCGGCGACGTGTCCCCCGCCGCCCTGCGGGCGCTGCTCGCCGACCGGCTGCCCGCCCCGGTCGTCCCGGAACGGGTGGTGCTGCTCGACGCCCTGCCCCGCACCCGCACCAACAAGCGGGACCGGGCCCGGCTGCCCGTACCGGAGGCGGCCGTCCCCGACGCGTCGGCGCCGCCGGCGGAAGGCGCCGAACAGCTCGTCGCCGACGCCTGGCGCCGCGTGCTGGGCGCCGACCGGGCCGTGGGCCGCCACACCAACTTCTTCGAGGCGGGCGGCAACTCGCTGCTCGCCGCCCGGCTGCAACTCGACCTCGCCGACCGGCTGGGCCGCCCCGTACGGCTCGTGGACGTCTTCGCCCGCCCCACCGTCGCCGAGTTCGTCGCCGGTCTCGACGCGCCGGGCGGCGCCTCGGACGCCGGCCCGCACGGTGACCCGGCCGGTGCGCGGGCGGACGACGCGGCCGCGCGCGGCGACCGGCGCCGCGCCGCCGCGCGGGCCCGCGCCCGGGGACGCGCCGCCGGCCGGACCGACCCCACGACAAGGAGTAACTGA
- a CDS encoding aspartate/glutamate racemase family protein: MTPLAAPAPAPAPAPRTGPATAAAGTARPGLPLVGVVGGMGPLASTELLRSVYLPADGRPEQESPRVLLWSDPAVVDRTEAIGTGRLEALREAVERAVRGLVAAGAERVVVACVTAHRVLGDLPPDLLGRCVSLVDVVHAELARTARPHLLLCTEGTARAGLLTTGPHDAVRHLVPLSPDDQQALHREVYRLKAGGDPLHTVAFLRAALPRYGVRHFVAACTELHLVTQALTAAGLSAEFPAIDPLAVVAGRIKNGEL; encoded by the coding sequence ATGACGCCCCTCGCCGCCCCCGCCCCCGCCCCCGCCCCCGCGCCCCGCACCGGCCCGGCGACGGCCGCGGCCGGCACCGCCCGGCCCGGCCTGCCCCTGGTCGGCGTCGTCGGCGGCATGGGCCCCCTCGCCTCCACCGAACTGCTCCGCAGCGTCTACCTCCCCGCCGACGGCCGCCCCGAACAGGAGTCGCCGCGCGTCCTGCTGTGGTCCGACCCCGCCGTCGTGGACCGCACCGAGGCCATCGGCACCGGCCGCCTCGAAGCGCTCCGCGAAGCCGTCGAGCGGGCCGTGCGCGGCCTCGTCGCCGCGGGCGCCGAACGGGTCGTCGTCGCCTGCGTCACCGCCCACCGCGTCCTCGGCGACCTCCCCCCGGACCTCCTCGGCCGCTGTGTCTCCCTCGTCGACGTCGTCCACGCGGAACTCGCCCGCACCGCCCGCCCCCACCTCCTGCTGTGCACCGAGGGCACCGCCCGCGCCGGGCTCCTCACCACCGGCCCGCACGACGCCGTCCGCCACCTCGTCCCCCTCAGCCCCGACGACCAGCAGGCCCTGCACCGCGAGGTGTACCGCCTCAAGGCCGGCGGCGACCCGCTGCACACCGTCGCCTTCCTGCGCGCGGCCCTGCCCCGCTACGGCGTAAGGCACTTCGTCGCCGCCTGCACCGAACTCCACCTCGTCACCCAGGCCCTCACCGCCGCGGGCCTGTCCGCGGAGTTCCCGGCCATCGACCCCCTGGCCGTCGTGGCCGGGCGGATCAAGAACGGAGAGCTGTGA
- a CDS encoding aspartyl/asparaginyl beta-hydroxylase domain-containing protein, translating to MDVRSVMTELRDAVGSDGLERVEECLAILVGEKAPEYLHDDQEPTRLFFPGISALPWHDTAARPWVAGMEAAFEEIRAEFLALREAEARFAPYEDLYTKELGWQGWDTYQIYRDGAWRDEARERCPRTVEALAATPHGPRDGMFTVLNPGVHITPHTGGVNLLLTAHLPLIVPPGCSIKVGDDERGWEEGKVILFDDSFIHEAWNRGTQQRAVLLWDVWHPDLTETEVRALEHLMPRFQRYLMAV from the coding sequence ATGGACGTACGAAGCGTGATGACGGAGCTGCGCGACGCCGTGGGCTCCGACGGGCTGGAGCGGGTCGAGGAGTGCCTGGCGATCCTCGTCGGCGAGAAGGCCCCCGAGTACCTCCACGACGACCAGGAGCCGACCCGCCTGTTCTTCCCCGGCATCAGCGCCCTGCCGTGGCACGACACGGCCGCCCGGCCGTGGGTGGCGGGGATGGAGGCCGCGTTCGAGGAGATCCGCGCGGAGTTCCTGGCGCTGCGCGAGGCGGAGGCCCGCTTCGCCCCGTACGAGGACCTCTACACCAAGGAACTCGGCTGGCAGGGCTGGGACACGTACCAGATCTACCGCGACGGGGCCTGGCGCGACGAGGCCCGCGAGCGCTGCCCGAGGACGGTCGAGGCGCTGGCCGCGACCCCGCACGGGCCGCGCGACGGCATGTTCACCGTCCTCAACCCGGGCGTCCACATCACCCCGCACACGGGCGGCGTGAACCTGCTCCTCACCGCGCACCTCCCGCTGATCGTCCCGCCCGGCTGCTCCATCAAGGTCGGCGACGACGAGCGCGGCTGGGAGGAGGGCAAGGTCATCCTCTTCGACGACAGCTTCATCCACGAGGCGTGGAACCGGGGCACGCAGCAGCGCGCGGTCCTCCTGTGGGACGTCTGGCACCCCGACCTGACGGAGACCGAGGTCCGCGCCCTCGAACACCTCATGCCCCGCTTCCAGCGCTACCTGATGGCGGTCTGA